The Camelina sativa cultivar DH55 chromosome 14, Cs, whole genome shotgun sequence genome includes a window with the following:
- the LOC104739369 gene encoding uncharacterized protein LOC104739369: MAERSFSQLPISSSSSSHIGRRTQNSRRGMFPVSDYWIHAIPVIVFLCFFTLWIFSHSVSLDMNDGEIMSIHRLEKSMAAVRNESHVSLAILASSAVSPAASGLVVSTNQNLTTPHHNATLSHNATLSQNATLSHNATQSLNEAKQSTVNKAKQATPHAS, encoded by the exons ATGGCGGAAAGATCCTTCTCTCAGCTcccgatctcttcttcttcttcttctcacattGGCAGGAGGACTCAAAACTCCCGGAGAGGGATGTTTCCGGTGTCGGATTATTGGATCCACGCGATTCCGGTGATCGtttttctctgcttcttcacCCTCTGGATCTTTTCACACTCAG TGAGCTTAGACATGAACGATGGAGAGATAATGTCGATACATCGTCTTGAGAAATCCATGGCAGCCGTGAGAAACGAGTCTCATGTCAGCTTAGCGATTCTTGCTTCCTCTGCTGTTTCACCTGCAGCCTCAGGTCTCGTCGTCTCTACCAATCAGAACCTGACAACTCCTCATCACAACGCTACTCTATCGCACAACGCAACCCTATCTCAGAACGCAACCTTATCTCACAACGCTACCCAATCGCTGAACGAAGCAAAGCAATCCACGGTCAACAAAGCAAAGCAAGCCACACCACACGCCAGCTAA
- the LOC104739371 gene encoding neuroguidin produces MRIMEEIANPGLVDKIKKEAPQLATVLREMKNGLDVVRSKVEDLTAKVKANSFPTTDGISYLEAKHLLLLSYCQCLVYYLLRKTKGLSIDSHPVVTSLVEIRMFLEKIRPIDKKLQYQIQKLTTAGGSATDLAEGKGSGPAKESEDLSNYKPKPDLLADKTEDDQEDGVYRPPKFAPMSMDDKTSKQERNAARKEKHFLRATEDTYWKDVLDDLEDKPEEIRDFYGAESREQKKFITQYERQQQAEEELFTRAPRTKEDKRREKRLKSSSGLLGLTENFMDEFKFLDKDGEQPRKRGGSFKKRKTRH; encoded by the exons ATGAGAATCATGGAGGAGATTGCAAATCCGGGCCTTGTCGATAAAATCAAGAA GGAAGCTCCACAGCTAGCAACTGTGTTGAGAGAAATGAAGAATGGTTTAGATGTGGTTAGGAGCAAAGTGGAGGATCTCACTGCTAAG GTAAAAGCAAACAGTTTCCCGACCACGGATGGGATAAGTTACCTAGAAGCTAAGCATCTGTTACTTCTAAGTTATTGCCAATGTCTTGTATATTATCTCctaaggaaaacaaaaggattATCTATTGATAGCCATCCTGTTGTAACAAGCCTTGTGGAGATACGAATGTTTCTAGAAAAG atTCGTCCCATAGACAAAAAACTTCAGTACCAGATTCAGAAGCTCACTACTGCCGGTGGGTCTGCGACAGATCTAGCCGAGGGAAAAGGATCTGGTCCTGCCAAAGAATCTGAAGATCTTTCAAATTATAAGCCTAAACCAGACTTACTTGCTGACAAAACTGAGGATGATCAAGAG GATGGTGTTTACCGACCGCCGAAGTTCGCTCCTATGTCTATGGATGATAAGACATCAAAGCAAGAAAGAAATGCTGCCAGAAAAGAGAAGCACTTTTTAAGAGCCACTGAAGATACATACTGGAAAGATGTGTTGGATGATCTCGAGGACAAGCCTGAAGAG ATCCGAGACTTTTATGGGGCTGAGAGCAGGGAGCAGAAGAAGTTTATAACACAATATGAAAGGCAACaacaagcagaagaagagcTCTTCACTCGGGCACCTCGAACTAAAGAGGATAAGAGGAGAGAGAAGCGCTTGAAATCAAGCAGCGG GTTGCTTGGACTAACCGAGAATTTTATGGATGAATTCAAGTTCTTGGACAAAGATGGTGAACAGCCCCGTAAAAGGGGAGGAAGtttcaagaaaagaaag ACAAGGCACTGA
- the LOC104743178 gene encoding probable serine/threonine-protein kinase RLCKVII, with product MPLGSLEDHLHDLPSGKKPLDWNTRMNIAAGAARGLEYLHDRMTPPVIYRDLKCSNILLGEDYQPKLSDFGLAKVGPSGDKTHVSTRVMGTYGYCAPDYAMTGQLTFKSDIYSFGVVLLELITGRKAIDNTKTRKDQNLVGWARPLFKDRRNFPKMVDPLLQGQYPIRGLYQALAISAMCVQEQPSMRPVVSDVVLALNFLASSKYDPNSPGSSSRKHQSFHRDRDDEEKRPDLVKETESEGSS from the exons ATGCCGCTTGGATCTCTTGAAGATCATCTGCATG ATCTCCCGTCTGGTAAAAAACCTCTTGATTGGAACACTCGGATGAATATAGCAGCTGGTGCAGCAAGAGGTCTGGAGTATCTGCATGATAGAATGACACCCCCTGTGATTTACCGGGACCTTAAATGTTCGAATATTTTGCTTGGTGAAGACTATCAACCGAAACTATCTGACTTCGGGTTGGCTAAAGTAGGACCAAGCGGGGATAAAACCCATGTCTCCACAAGGGTTATGGGAACATACGGATACTGTGCTCCTGACTACGCTATGACCGGTCAGCTCACATTTAAATCCGATATTTACAGTTTTGGTGTAGTCCTTCTCGAGCTTATCACTGGAAGGAAAGCAATTGACAATACAAAAACGCGTAAAGATCAGAATTTGGTCGGATGG GCACGACCATTGTTCAAAGACAGGAGGAACTTCCCAAAAATGGTTGATCCGTTGCTTCAGGGACAATATCCGATAAGAGGACTGTACCAAGCACTAGCAATATCAGCAATGTGCGTTCAAGAGCAGCCGAGCATGAGACCAGTGGTATCCGATGTAGTACTGGCTCTCAACTTCTTAGCCTCTTCGAAATATGATCCGAATAGCCCTGGCAGCAGCAGCAGAAAACACCAATCTTTTCACagagatagagatgatgaagagaagagaccGGACCTTGTCAAGGAAACCGAATCTGAAGGGTCTTCATAG
- the LOC104739367 gene encoding uncharacterized protein LOC104739367 has protein sequence RPGKTRGVVWIDKRVRTYRNEPLPEIRISEDTSRFRYTHPVGDRSAVRLTRVVTETLRLGKEGVRWFVMGDDDTVFLVDNVVNVLSKYDHTQFYYVGSSSEAHVQNIFFSYSMAFGGGGFAISYALALELSRMQDRCIQRYPGLYGSDDRIQACMTELGVPLTKEPGFHQYDVYGDLLGLLGAHPVAPLVSLHHIDVVQPIFPKMKRAHALRHLMSSAVLDPASIFQQSICYDQNRFWSISVSWGFVVQIIRGIISPRELEMPSRTFLNWFRKADYIGYAFNTRPVSRHPCQRPFVFYLNSAKYDEGRRQVIGYYNLDKTRRIPGCRWRLDSPGKIDSVVVLKRPDHLRWHKSPRRDCCRVLPSRGNKTMYIWVGNCADGEISELEHPQQ, from the exons CGACCTGGTAAGACTCGTGGCGTTGTCTGGATTGACAAGAGAGTCCGAACTTATCGTAACGAACCACTTCCCGAAATCAGAATCTCCGAAGACACCTCACGCTTCAG GTATACGCATCCAGTTGGGGACAGATCGGCGGTGAGGTTAACTCGAGTAGTGACGGAGACGCTACGGCTAGGGAAAGAAGGTGTACGGTGGTTCGTGATGGGAGACGACGACACAGTGTTTTTGGTGGACAATGTGGTCAACGTCCTCTCAAAGTACGACCATACTCAGTTCTACTATGTTGGTAGCTCCTCGGAGGCTCATGTTCagaacatcttcttctcttactCAATGGCGTTTGGAGGTGGTGGTTTCGCCATTAGCTACGCTCTAGCCCTCGAGCTCTCGAGGATGCAGGACCGTTGCATCCAACGGTACCCTGGTCTCTACGGCAGCGATGATCGCATCCAAGCTTGTATGACCGAACTTGGAGTACCCCTTACCAAAGAACCTGGCTTTCACCAG TACGATGTATATGGGGACTTATTGGGGCTATTAGGAGCACATCCGGTGGCTCCTCTGGTGTCGCTGCACCACATTGATGTTGTGCAGCCAATATTCCCGAAGATGAAGCGAGCACATGCGCTTCGACACTTGATGTCGTCAGCAGTTCTTGACCCAGCCAGCATATTCCAGCAGTCCATCTGCTACGACCAGAACCGGTTCTGGTCCATCTCGGTCTCCTGGGGATTCGTAGTCCAGATAATCAGAGGCATCATATCCCCTCGCGAGCTCGAGATGCCTTCGAGAACATTCCTCAACTGGTTCCGCAAAGCTGACTACATTGGTTACGCATTTAACACGAGACCCGTATCGAGGCATCCGTGCCAGAGACCATTCGTGTTTTACTTAAACTCGGCTAAGTATGACGAAGGGCGTCGCCAAGTGATTGGATACTACAACTTGGACAAGACAAGACGTATTCCCGGCTGCCGATGGAGGCTCGATTCACCTGGAAAGATTGACTCTGTCGTCGTTCTCAAGCGACCTGATCACCTCAGGTGGCACAAG TCACCGAGGAGGGATTGTTGCAGAGTATTGCCGAGTCGGGGAAACAAAACGATGTATATTTGGGTTGGAAATTGCGCAGATGGAGAGATCAGTGAGCTCGAACATCCTCAGCAGTAG
- the LOC104739365 gene encoding 39S ribosomal protein L47, mitochondrial-like — protein MFITRFVGRRFLAAASARSESTTAAAASTICTPKNPLEEFFEFDRNQDEDKPVVYGRGWKASELRLKSWEDLQKLWYVLLKEKNMLMTQRQMLQAQNMQFPNPERIPKVRRSMCRIKHVLTERAIEEADPRRSAEMKRMVNGM, from the exons ATGTTTATAACGAGATTTGTGGGAAGGAGATTCTTGGCTGCTGCATCGGCGAGATCGGAGTCAACTACAGCAGCAGCTGCCTCGACGATTTGTACTCCCAAAAACCCTCTGGAAGAGTTCTTTGAGTTCGACAGAAACCAGGACGAAGATAAGCCTGTTGTCTACG GTCGAGGTTGGAAAGCTTCAGAACTGCGTCTCAAGTCATGGGAGGATCTTCAGAAGCTGTGGTATGTTCTTCTTAAAGAGAAAAACATGTTGATGACTCAGCGTCAGATGCTTCAAGCTCAGAACATGCAGTTTCCTAACCCTGAACGCATTCCAAAG GTGAGGAGATCAATGTGTCGCATAAAGCACGTGCTGACAGAGAGAGCGATTGAAGAAGCGGATCCTAGAAGATCAGCTGAGATGAAGAGAATGGTTAATGGTATGTAA
- the LOC104739370 gene encoding uncharacterized protein LOC104739370 → MGNSSSSNTNLSNPKNRLLEDHHHPRNQTQNHNISNASRTSHLSFLRSPLPWLFIFLFFLPLLLISTTGGGGGRKTCRPSSSTYSHLSLVDQTNTSSVVPEEVEDDDVPPRVPALYPQRPRMFNTTLDHIVFGIAASSVLWETRKEYIKSWWRPGKTRGVVWIDKRVRTYRNEPLPEIRISEDTSRFRYTHPVGDRSAVRLTRVVTETLRLGKEGVRWFVMGDDDTVFLVDNVVNVLSKYDHTQFYYVGSSSEAHVQNIFFSYSMAFGGGGFAISYALALELSRMQDRCIQRYPGLYGSDDRIQACMTELGVPLTKEPGFHQYDVYGDLLGLLGAHPVAPLVSLHHIDVVQPIFPKMKRAHALRHLMSSAVLDPASIFQQSICYDQNRFWSISVSWGFVVQIIRGIISPRELEMPSRTFLNWFRKADYIGYAFNTRPVSRHPCQRPFVFYLNSAKYDEGRRQVIGYYNLDKTRRIPGCRWRLDSPGKIDSVVVLKRPDHLRWHKSPRRDCCRVLPSRGNKTMYIWVGNCADGEISELEHPQQ, encoded by the exons ATGGGAAACAGTTCAAGCTCCAACACCAATCTGAGCAACCCTAAGAACAGACTTCTTGAAGATCATCACCACCCAAGAAACCAGACACAAAACCACAACATCAGCAACGCTTCTCGGACATCTCATCTAAGCTTCCTCAGATCTCCTCTGCCATGGCTcttcattttcctcttcttcctcccttTGCTTCTCATCTCCACCACGGGAGGAGGGGGCGGACGCAAAACCTGCCGTCCCTCTTCATCTACCTATAGCCATCTGTCCCTTGTCGACCAAACAAACACTTCCTCTGTTGTTCCGGAGGAAGTAGAAGACGATGATGTGCCTCCACGTGTCCCCGCTCTTTACCCGCAACGACCGAGGATGTTCAACACCACGCTTGATCACATCGTTTTTGGGATCGCAGCGTCTTCAGTTCTGTGGGAGACGAGAAAAGAGTACATCAAATCATGGTGGCGACCTGGTAAGACTCGTGGCGTTGTCTGGATTGACAAGAGAGTCCGAACTTATCGTAACGAACCACTTCCCGAAATCAGAATCTCCGAAGACACCTCACGCTTCAG GTATACGCATCCAGTTGGGGACAGATCGGCGGTGAGGTTAACTCGAGTAGTGACGGAGACGCTACGGCTAGGGAAAGAAGGTGTACGGTGGTTCGTGATGGGAGACGACGACACAGTGTTTTTGGTGGACAATGTGGTCAACGTCCTCTCAAAGTACGACCATACTCAGTTCTACTATGTTGGTAGCTCCTCGGAGGCTCATGTTCagaacatcttcttctcttactCAATGGCGTTTGGAGGTGGTGGTTTCGCCATTAGCTACGCTCTAGCCCTCGAGCTCTCGAGGATGCAGGACCGTTGCATCCAACGGTACCCTGGTCTCTACGGCAGCGATGATCGCATCCAAGCTTGTATGACCGAACTTGGAGTACCCCTTACCAAAGAACCTGGCTTTCACCAG TACGATGTATATGGGGACTTATTGGGGCTATTAGGAGCACATCCGGTGGCTCCTCTGGTGTCGCTGCACCACATTGATGTTGTGCAGCCAATATTCCCGAAGATGAAGCGAGCACATGCGCTTCGACACTTGATGTCGTCAGCAGTTCTTGACCCAGCCAGCATATTCCAGCAGTCCATCTGCTACGACCAGAACCGGTTCTGGTCCATCTCGGTCTCCTGGGGATTCGTAGTCCAGATAATCAGAGGCATCATATCCCCTCGCGAGCTCGAGATGCCTTCGAGAACATTCCTCAACTGGTTCCGCAAAGCTGACTACATTGGTTACGCATTTAACACGAGACCCGTATCGAGGCATCCGTGCCAGAGACCATTCGTGTTTTACTTAAACTCGGCTAAGTATGACGAAGGGCGTCGCCAAGTGATTGGATACTACAACTTGGACAAGACAAGACGTATTCCCGGCTGCCGATGGAGGCTCGATTCACCTGGAAAGATTGACTCTGTCGTCGTTCTCAAGCGACCTGATCACCTCAGGTGGCACAAG TCACCGAGGAGGGATTGTTGCAGAGTATTGCCGAGTCGGGGAAACAAAACGATGTATATTTGGGTTGGAAATTGCGCAGATGGAGAGATCAGTGAGCTCGAACATCCTCAGCAGTAG
- the LOC104739366 gene encoding probable serine/threonine-protein kinase RLCKVII codes for MGCFGCSKKPTRKRSESETRNRKIVGGGGTSLAKSDKRDDQTPQPTSDSTKVSPYRDVNNEGGVGKEDQLSLDVKGLNLNDQVTGKKAQTFTFQELSLATGNFRSDCLLGEGGFGKVFKGTIDKLDQVVAIKQLDRNGVQGIREFVVEVLTLSLADHPNLVKLIGFCAEGDQRLLVYEYMPLGSLEDHLHDLPSGKKPLDWNTRMNIAAGAARGLEYLHDRMTPPVIYRDLKCSNILLGEDYQPKLSDFGLAKVGPSGDKTHVSTRVMGTYGYCAPDYAMTGQLTFKSDIYSFGVVLLELITGRKAIDNTKTRKDQNLVGWARPLFKDRRNFPKMVDPLLQGQYPIRGLYQALAISAMCVQEQPSMRPVVSDVVLALNFLASSKYDPNSPGSSSRKHQSFHRDRDDEEKRPDLVKETESEGRTQNSRRGMFPVSDYWIHAIPVIVFLCFFTLWIFSHSVSLDMNDGEIMSIHRLEKSMAAVRNESHVSLAILASSAVSPAASGLVVSTNQNLTTPHHNATLSHNATLSQNATLSHNATQSLNEAKQSTVNKAKQATPHAS; via the exons ATGGGTTGTTTCGGATGCAGTAAGAAACCGACGAGAAAACGATCGGAGTCGGAGACTAGAAATAGGAAAATTGTCGGTGGTGGTGGTACTAGCCTCGCTAAGAGTGATAAGCGAGATGATCAGACTCCTCAACCCACTTCTG ATTCGACAAAGGTGAGTCCATATCGAGATGTAAACAATGAAGGAGGAGTTGGTAAGGAGGATCAGCTATCTCTTGACGTGAAAGGTTTGAATTTGAATGACCAAGTCACAGGGAAGAAAGCTCAGACTTTTACCTTTCAAGAACTTTCGTTAGCTACTGGAAACTTTAGATCGGATTGTCTTCTTGGTGAAGGAGGTTTTGGTAAAGTTTTCAAGGGAACTATAGATAAACTGGATCAG GTTGTTGCTATCAAGCAACTTGATCGTAATGGTGTTCAAGGAATCAGGGAATTTGTGGTTGAGGTATTGACACTAAGTCTTGCTGACCATCCAAATCTTGTCAAGCTTATCGGGTTTTGTGCTGAGGGTGATCAGAGACTTTTGGTCTACGAGTACATGCCGCTTGGATCTCTTGAAGATCATCTGCATG ATCTCCCGTCTGGTAAAAAACCTCTTGATTGGAACACTCGGATGAATATAGCAGCTGGTGCAGCAAGAGGTCTGGAGTATCTGCATGATAGAATGACACCCCCTGTGATTTACCGGGACCTTAAATGTTCGAATATTTTGCTTGGTGAAGACTATCAACCGAAACTATCTGACTTCGGGTTGGCTAAAGTAGGACCAAGCGGGGATAAAACCCATGTCTCCACAAGGGTTATGGGAACATACGGATACTGTGCTCCTGACTACGCTATGACCGGTCAGCTCACATTTAAATCCGATATTTACAGTTTTGGTGTAGTCCTTCTCGAGCTTATCACTGGAAGGAAAGCAATTGACAATACAAAAACGCGTAAAGATCAGAATTTGGTCGGATGG GCACGACCATTGTTCAAAGACAGGAGGAACTTCCCAAAAATGGTTGATCCGTTGCTTCAGGGACAATATCCGATAAGAGGACTGTACCAAGCACTAGCAATATCAGCAATGTGCGTTCAAGAGCAGCCGAGCATGAGACCAGTGGTATCCGATGTAGTACTGGCTCTCAACTTCTTAGCCTCTTCGAAATATGATCCGAATAGCCCTGGCAGCAGCAGCAGAAAACACCAATCTTTTCACagagatagagatgatgaagagaagagaccGGACCTTGTCAAGGAAACCGAATCTGAAGG GAGGACTCAAAACTCCCGGAGAGGGATGTTTCCGGTGTCGGATTATTGGATCCACGCGATTCCGGTGATCGtttttctctgcttcttcacCCTCTGGATCTTTTCACACTCAG TGAGCTTAGACATGAACGATGGAGAGATAATGTCGATACATCGTCTTGAGAAATCCATGGCAGCCGTGAGAAACGAGTCTCATGTCAGCTTAGCGATTCTTGCTTCCTCTGCTGTTTCACCTGCAGCCTCAGGTCTCGTCGTCTCTACCAATCAGAACCTGACAACTCCTCATCACAACGCTACTCTATCGCACAACGCAACCCTATCTCAGAACGCAACCTTATCTCACAACGCTACCCAATCGCTGAACGAAGCAAAGCAATCCACGGTCAACAAAGCAAAGCAAGCCACACCACACGCCAGCTAA